Genomic window (Kwoniella botswanensis chromosome 1, complete sequence):
CGTTTTGCTACGTTGTGGTATGGTCTACCTAGAGGTACTGACTCTAACTGATATCCTTTCATGCCACTCTCTTAGACTTGACATGGGTAGCTTTCGCACTGGTCACTCTTTCCTGTGCTCCGTACGTCATCGCATGCTGTACTTATAGAAAGTAGATCTGCCATTCGACAGAATAAGATCCTGGGAACAGGCGGAAGGAAGAAATAGGTTTAGATGATATGGTCTGAGGTGGTTTGGTCTATCTTTCTACTCTTCTCCGCTCCTGAACATTAACTGTGTATATATTTCTGTGAAATatactttctttctctcttttttGGACTTTTCAATTTATCTATGTGTATATATCTTATCTTATTTTACCTATCTTCACCTATTTAATCTTATATGTCTATATGACAGTACACCGCAATACACCATGAATCTTTTTACCCCGAGTTCACATCCGGTATCAGTATTTTCGATCACATCTCAGAATCACTTGTCAGAATCACTTGGCAGTATGATGATTCTCTGATGAATAATTATCAATTTACATACACAAACCCAAGAAGGGTGATCATCTATATACCTCTACTTCTCTCCATCACACCATTAACGTCCAAGACCTCGTTCAACGAATTGGAACCGCCCATGAAATCACCTGCATCGAGCGTCTCATCTTGACCTTGTAATACTTCCAAAGCAAGGTTGGAAGAACCTCCGAGTGGGACACCGGTGGTGGTTGAGTTTTCGAGAAGGGGGTTGTGGAGGTTCTATAAGTGGGTTTAAGTGACTTAGCATATATAGCGGAAACATGATGAATTGAAGTAATCAAATAGGAATGAATAGATTTCTTGTGGGGACATATGTGTATGCGTATCTCCTTGAGATTTGTAAGGCTCAACGCAAAAtcacaactcacctctgaaactatcttcatctccattgcTTTCCTCAAGGGAACAGCGAGACCGAATGTGTTTCTTTGCATATTCTGTTCTAATTGATTTTGAGTTTGTTGCCACTACATTGAGCGTGATTTAGCTATCAGTCCTTGCCCTTTCGCATGACACTGGAATGCCTACGACTGGCAGAAAGGCTATTACTTTGTgaaagctgactcaccttctctaaTCTAGTTTGTAAAGGATGGACATTCCCTGCTGTTACACCTTGGGCTGCTGATTTGAGTCCATGTCGGAATGTATCGTGAGTCCCTGATATAGGATGGGAAGTTGACTATGGATGGTATAATGGTTAGTTAGTTGAACATCTTGTTACTTTGTACCcatatcaactcacttggGATGAAACCACATGAGCCTCGGAGGATGATTGAGCGGTGGGAGGAACGAGACGAAGAGACTGTCAAGGAAGTGCATGTCAGCGAGCTACCTTGTATAGATGCGTACAGCTAATCATCGAGATCGTAGCTCACCATTGTGGAGTGCTTGTTGTATGAATATGTATGAGTGATGATAGATGTAGAGCAGTCACAGTAATCTATCCTATCTCAACGAGGACGTTGATGTGGAGGAAGTGCTTAGTGCTGGGTGCATCATCGACGCGTGTTTCCAATTGCCACTTGCGGCGATTCACGGGGATATACCCCcatggtgaaggtggtctgACTAAGTCACCCAGTcactcaccactcaccaCGATGCACGATGCATGCAACGGACAGAGGGGGCGTAGCATTTCAACAGTCAgtccttcatcatcaatcatacatCACTCATCATTCACAACTACCATTCCTTACTCTTACTCATATTCATCCCTCTTACGTCTTatctcaggtgagtacatccATCCTCAATCCCTCTATCACAAAGAAAAGTTATATAAGAATAGAGGACAAAGAAAGGATTTGCCTATTCCCAAGGAACTTTGATCATCCAACCCTATGAATGGTGGTTGAACTAAAGAAACACGTTACAACCAAGACAAAACGCTGactctcccttctttccttgcaTCCTTTTCTTTACAAATACATCAACTTACATCCCTTCACCAacacttcacctttctcatctcttgACTCCATCATACCAACGctctccatcctttcttGTCCTTCGACTAATAcatcactcaacctcaacttaTATATACGCTCTTACCGGATATCGATACCGACATCTCAAATCGACCTGGTCAAACTCCTTTGTCGCGCCCTTACCTCTTGTTCAATACTACTATTCTAATCAAAATAGATTATCAGTCCAACTGAGAGAGAGACACGCGTTCTTCAAGCTTTAGAATAGATTGATCTCAGATTCCAACTAAGGGAGATAtatcgaggaagaagcatTCTTAGTTCAACCTTCAAATTTAATACAGAGGAGAATACATTTTCAGGTTAGTCATCCtactcttctcttcttttcctgcCCTGGTCAGACATAGCCGGTAGAAGCCACCTTGTCGTGTGTGTTCATAACCATCATTTCCCTCTCAATCCCTTTCTAACCCGTTTCGTTCGGTCATGGCGTACTTGACGTGCTTGACATGCTTCTTACGCATGTATGCGAGAAGTCGACTCGAGTCCATACTTTGCATGCACCAAGCGTCGGTATGACGGGACTGGCATGGTTGTATAGTGTCGTTACATATAAAAAAGGATTGTATCGCTGACAGTTTTATCTTTtcccctttcttccattGATACTCTCTACCTCGTAAACTCATCACAATACGACATCGTACCAACCTTtgttcttcaccttcaactcgTCATACATTTCTAATTCGACTTCCACACGGATCATCCTTTCGAATCGATTGCATCGCCTCTTCCTGATTTCTCATTCCGATTGCCCCACCACAATCGTATATAATCGACTCATCCAACCTGTCGTCCCACAACGTGCAAAATTTAACTCCATCCTTCTGGGATCTGATCAATCGTCTCTCATATATCCTCGACGCTATTGATAAAATCATTGACAACAACTCGCACccatctacaccatctaCGAAAAACGACAAAATCCCACGTCAAACTTCACAAAACCCCGCACGTACCTCACGTCGCGCTGAACAAAACCCTTATCCAAAACCTGAACCCACACCTGGACCCGAAATGGCGTACGGTGCACCCCCTCCACAAAACAGGATGACTTCTATGGATCTTAGAGTCGGTGGGAAGTACAGGATCGGAAAGAAGATTGGTAGTGGTTCTTTCGGTGAGTCTGCATATCCATTCTTGTTGATATCCATAACATGCACTGACTCGTTCATTTAGGTGATATCTATCTCGGTGTGAACATCGTTTCCGGAGAGGAAGTCGCCATCAAGCTCGAATCCGTCAAAGCTAAACACCCTCAACTCGAGTATGAATCCAAAGTCTACAAGACTCTTGCTGGTGGTGTCGGTGTTCCATTCGTAAGATGGTACGGTACCGAGTGTGACTACAACGCGATGGTTTTGGACTTACTGTAAGTCCGACTAGCTttgagcatcatcatccacaacGCTAACGTGTACGTTATAGTGGTCCATCCCTCGAAGACCTGTTCAACTTCTGTAACCGAAAGTTCTCTCTCAAGACCGTCCTTCTACTTGCCGATCAACTCATCTCCCGAGTCGAATACATCCATTCGCGAAACTTCATTCACagagatatcaaacctgaCAACTTCTTGATGGGTATTGGTAAACGAGGTAACCAAGTCAACGtgattgattttggtttAGCTAAGAAATACCGAGACCCCAAAACCCACCTCCACATTCCTTACAGGGAGAACAAGAACTTGACTGGTACTGCCCGATACACCTCTATCAACACTCATTTGGGTGTGGAGCAATctagaagagatgatttggaatcGTTAGGTTACGTTCTTATGGTAAGTTGCCGCAATCCCTTGAAAACAAGGCTGCCAACTGACTACGTATTTAGTACTTCCTCCGAGGTCAACTTCCTTGGCAAGGTCTCAAGGCCGCTACCAAGAAGCAAAAGTACGACCGAATCatggagaagagtgagtattgTCATTTGTAATTTACAGCTTGAGacattgagctgatattctcGATTTTTTTCTCAGAGATGACTACTCCTACCGAAGTACTCTGTCGAGGATTCCCTAATGAATTCGCCATCTACCTCAATTACTGTCGAAGTCTCCGATTTGATGATAAACCAGATTACTCTTACCTCCGAAAATTGTTCCGAGACTTGTTCGTCAGAGAAGGTTTCCAATACGATTACGTGTTCGACTGGTCCGTTCAACCTTCCAAAGtccaacagcaacaacaacaagatgaagctcATTTAGCTGCTCAACAACAAGCGATGCAACAAAAGAGACGAGTCATGCCTGAGGAACAACTTGGTGTAAGTGGAGAGAACCAAAGGCAATTGAGGAGTCAGACTAGAAACAATGCGAGAGAACAAGGTGGTTGGTAAGACCATTTCGTACTCGAATTAGGAGGATGAATAATCAGGGAAAGGTTagaatggggatggggattCAGCTCAACATGGTTCGGCTCGCCATGGGTCGCTTGGCAGTACCAAGATAAAtgggatgatcgatcgattgaaCCAAGAGGCCACATCAATCGATAACCTAGCTCTCGTATATCGTCAATACTAGTAGAACAAAGCGACTATACCCCTTATCATCGAGCTATCGACCTCTTTCCTTATCATACAACTTCAGACTCTTGTTCAGACCATTATCACCGCGATACCAGGTCTCAACGTCCCACTTTGCTTCCTCCATCCATAGCCGGTTTAACATATAATATACACCATTCAACACATCAGCGGCTATCCCTTCTCATTCGGTTTCGTGTCACAGTTTTACTTTCCATCATCAAAGTGATATTCGGTGCATCACTCCACTTTACCCAATAACAATAAcgataacaacaacaactaTCATATGATCCTATATTTTGTGTATACAAACACACTCATTccaccctcatccttcttcaattACCAAGTTCAGTTCAACTCGAGCTTGATCAATCGTATATATCGCGACACCGAATCAGGTCATTGTCCCCGTACGTTCGTCTTCTACCGATATCTCCTCACTTCCACTAGCACTAGCACAAAGTGGAAATTGAATTTAGAGGGTGGAAGTTTGTCAAACGCGGGAGGGCGCCGTgaatctttttttttttcttttttttctctctttcaacATTTACAGAGCTTTACTTTACTCTTTTTACTGAATCCATCAGGTTGATTACCTTTATACGTCTatttctcttcctctcacCGTCATTGAGGGATTGGTAATAGCTTGGATGGATCAAATGGTATTCAATACAGTAAATGATGTTACACTTCCTCACTCTGACTCTCACAATATCAGTACCCCACTTAATTattattctcttcttcacataTATGTAATATTTATCTTATTCTATCGTACTCCGTACTCTATCGTATCGTTCATCGTCCATCGTTCATGCAAATAACATATAAAAATTGTACATACTGTAAATCACGATCACGATCTAGGAACTGGACTATCGTACAGGTAAGGTAGTAAGCAATGAGTATTCGCGCTTTGAGTAATCTTTCAACACCAACACAAGGAATATAATCATCTACCACTATACTGGTATACTGGTGTACTcgtatacatacatgatgAGGCATACGATGAAATATAAACTCTCCGATATAGTTTATTGCATTATAGATAATAACCTCTCTGCTCTTTCTTTTTGTAAGTCTTCTTTGATTTGCTCAGACTGGGCTTTCTCAGAatcaggtaaaggtaaaaCAACTTGTTCAGCTTGTTCggtatctttcttttcctgTTCTTGTGTcgtttcttcatcttccttgactTGCCCTTCACCCTCAGCTTCTGCCGTGGTAGCAGtagcaggagcagcagggGGATTGATAATTTTGTTGGCTGATTCGATCAAATTCTAATTTAGGTCAAAGGTCAACTGTCAATTGACAATTCCCTTTTCTCAGGAGGTATGGTATCTAggtatggtgagtggacttACGGTTTTTGATAGACCTTGAATCGTTTTCAAGTAATTGAGAACCAGTTCAACGTATTTATCGGGTATCTGAACGGATCATAATCCACACAAACATCACATATCAGTAAACCTCTCTTTCGAACTATGGATTATCTGTGAGAAATGATCAACGACATATGTcggtgactcacctcttcggaagagaagaaatttCTGATTAACCAATTCTGTTTGGCTTTACTGAACTTCCATTTTACCCCGTCCGTTTCTCCTTCTACATCAGGTTGACGTGAGATCGAATACAGGTGGGCATAATAGATATCTAAATTAGGAGGAATCAATCAAATATGATCTCAAGTCAACGACATATGACTAACTCTCATCATGATATTAtgttactcactcttcttaGCTTGGTCAGATAAGAATCCATCTTCAAAAATTCCCTTGGcacctccctcatcctcaccactCTTGGCATGATTATTGCTGTTGTTCTCCGCTGTCGTTTCAGCTTCTAAAGCTTTTTCTAGctttgttttcttcttcttatccttcttctcctttttctccttcttcgatttctttTCGActctttcaccatcaccatctttctgCTGTCCCTCTATTTGGCTCGTTTCATCTACTTGTTCAACCTCGACTGATTGCTGCTCTGCC
Coding sequences:
- a CDS encoding casein kinase I isoform delta-A: MAYGAPPPQNRMTSMDLRVGGKYRIGKKIGSGSFGDIYLGVNIVSGEEVAIKLESVKAKHPQLEYESKVYKTLAGGVGVPFVRWYGTECDYNAMVLDLLGPSLEDLFNFCNRKFSLKTVLLLADQLISRVEYIHSRNFIHRDIKPDNFLMGIGKRGNQVNVIDFGLAKKYRDPKTHLHIPYRENKNLTGTARYTSINTHLGVEQSRRDDLESLGYVLMYFLRGQLPWQGLKAATKKQKYDRIMEKKMTTPTEVLCRGFPNEFAIYLNYCRSLRFDDKPDYSYLRKLFRDLFVREGFQYDYVFDWSVQPSKVQQQQQQDEAHLAAQQQAMQQKRRVMPEEQLGVSGENQRQLRSQTRNNAREQGGW